Proteins encoded together in one Mercenaria mercenaria strain notata chromosome 18, MADL_Memer_1, whole genome shotgun sequence window:
- the LOC123538662 gene encoding purpurin-like, whose translation MFTSGTIFSRRNKCLFLAIFSTVLFFILLLNIGVFSSVPTYTGELCKLDEIQVQGSFDRKKFAGNWYATFTKGLDNSLLANLLDFYDVKTNFILRDNGDFDIKSVGGKFYGMWCPEGLGHMSAEDKEYPQKLAIFFDTPTGKQFGTKPVWVLKTDYKR comes from the exons atgttcacaAGTGGGACTATATTTTCGCGTAGAAATAAATGTCTGTTTCTCGCTATATTTTCaacggttttattttttattttactgttaaatATTGGAGTATTTAGTAGTGTTCCAACGTACACTGGAGAACTCTGTAAACTTGATGAAATTCAAGTTCAAGGTAGTTTTGATAGAAAGAAATTTGCAGGAAATTGGTACGCAACTTTTACAAAAGGGCTAGACAATTCCCTTCTTGCGAATCTTTTGGACTTTTATGACGTCAAGACAAATTTCATCCTCAGAGATAACGGAGATTTCGATATCAAATCAG TTGGAGGAAAATTTTACGGAATGTGGTGTCCCGAGGGACTTGGACATATGTCGGCCGAAGATAAAGAATACCCACAGAAACTGGCAATTTTCTTTGATACACCCACGGGGAAACAGTTTGGAACCAAGCCAGTATGGGTTTTAAAAACTGACTACAAAAGGTAA
- the LOC123538702 gene encoding fucolectin-like: MEATTLAYAFVLVIIIGRFCCVLSAVESIRLARNKEFDGLTCPVSKTIFNADRVDNKIQCASLCTEASSCVGVFHHSQTKDCVGCSSFDKDDAPVLEGKQFYARRPQVFEGLEETNVALGKQTAISSISDSHDKAKGVDGNTNQDLKEGSCFHTDKETDPWWRVDLGAMYHIVDVTLFNRIDSDCEIGGCNRRTRDLRLSMGTTLESMNIVGTVPGQIDDIHTFLFPEGKQARYVQVTLEGLEYLHLCEVQVFGFPTY; this comes from the exons ATGGAAGCAACAACACTAGCTTACGCGTTCGTTCTTGTGATTATTATCGGTAGATTTTGTTGCGTTCTTTCCGCCGTGGAATCAATACGTCTTGCCAGAAACAAGGAGTTTGATGGTTTGACATGCCCGGTTTCTAAAACGATTTTTAACGCAGATCGCGTGGACAATAAAATACAATGCGCCTCGCTTTGTACGGAAGCGTCCTCGTGTGTTGGAGTTTTTCACCATTCGCAAACAAAGGATTGTGTAGGTTGCAGTTCCTTTGACAAAGACGACGCACCGGTATTGGAGGGTAAGCAGTTTTACGCAAGACGCCCTCAGGTTTTCGAAGGAC TTGAAGAGACAAATGTTGCCCTAGGGAAACAGACTGCCATATCAAGCATAAGTGACAGTCACGATAAAGCTAAAGGCGTAGATGGCAATACTAACCAAGATTTGAAAGAAGGATCTTGCTTTCATACTGATAAGGAAACAGACCCATGGTGGCGTGTCGATCTTGGAGCTATGTATCATATTGTCGATGTAACATTATTCAATAGAATTGATAGTGACTGCGAGATTGGTGGATGCA aTCGTCGGACTAGAGACTTGAGGTTGAGTATGGGGACGACACTGGAGTCTATGAACATTGTTGGCACTGTGCCAGGTCAGATTGACGATATTCATACCTTCCTTTTTCCAGAGGGTAAACAAGCAAGATACGTTCAAGTTACACTCGAAGGCCTTGAATATCTACATCTTTGCGAAGTGCAAGTGTTTGGATTTCCAA ctTACTAA